Proteins from a genomic interval of Treponema brennaborense DSM 12168:
- the rplL gene encoding 50S ribosomal protein L7/L12 has product MAALTTDQILDAIASMTVLEASELVKAMEEKFGVTAAAPVMVAGAGAAPAAAAEEQTEFNVSLESADASKKIAVIKAVRAVTGLGLKEAKDLVEGAPKPLKEGVSKDEAAKIKKEVEEAGGVVKIA; this is encoded by the coding sequence ATGGCAGCTCTTACTACAGATCAGATTCTTGATGCTATCGCTTCCATGACCGTACTGGAAGCATCCGAGCTTGTGAAAGCTATGGAAGAAAAATTCGGTGTTACCGCCGCCGCTCCCGTTATGGTAGCAGGTGCCGGTGCTGCTCCCGCTGCTGCGGCTGAAGAACAGACCGAATTCAACGTTTCTTTGGAAAGCGCGGACGCTTCCAAAAAAATCGCCGTTATCAAGGCCGTTCGTGCCGTTACCGGCCTCGGCTTGAAAGAAGCGAAAGACTTGGTTGAAGGCGCTCCGAAACCCCTGAAAGAAGGCGTTTCCAAAGACGAAGCTGCAAAAATCAAGAAAGAAGTTGAAGAAGCAGGCGGTGTTGTTAAGATTGCATAA
- the rpoB gene encoding DNA-directed RNA polymerase subunit beta produces MFAKSRTINRQYIGKNIQNFMELPNLIDIQLSSYENFLQKEKLDNREPLAEQGLQEVFSSTFPIESPNGDMFLEYEYYELDEENIKFSELECKQKGLTYSVPLKARINLNFQQTGEIRQKDIYMGDIPLMTDRGTFIINGAERVVVSQIHRSPGVIFSHEKGIYSSRIIPYRGSWLEFEIDQKKELIYAKIDRKKRILGTIFLRALGYSTREEIIRCFYDTEKVVVGDSREEKEALVGKVLADAVYAVDAESGENKKIFRAGEKLHPHNIDELLLHGIKELTVIRFAKGDDENDTSLSSQMIINCFEREEIRFTKEGSGSDEPTKDDALSAVYSVLMPGEPITVDAAEKDLTTMFFSMRRYDLGRVGRYKLNKKFDYAEPVEEHTLVKQDIIATMKFLIKVYSGVENIDDIDHLGNRRVRSVGELMTNQLKTAFSRMERIAKERMGLKETETMKPQDLISIKPIVAAIKEFFGSSQLSQFMDQVNPLAELTHKRRLNALGPGGLSRDRAGFEVRDVHYTHYGRMCPIETPEGPNIGLIVSLAIYTRVNEYGFLEAPYRKIDAGKATDQVDYLSAMDEDKYYIGQVSVNMKEDGSFATEQISCRRHGDYTTRDPKDVQYMDVSPKQIISVSAALVPFLEHDDANRALMGSNMQRQAVPLLFPEPPHVGTGMEGKCAYDSGVLVKAKRPGEVVWVTSDVVKVKPTAPRRPDDIDEYPLLKYQRTNQDTCYHQRPVVELGQKVEKGTVLADGPATFNGELALGRNILVGFVPWNGYNYEDAILISQRVVKEDMFTSIHIKEFMTEIRETKLGPEKITRDIPNTSEKTLDNLDAEGIIRIGAKVRSGDILVGKVTPKSETETTPEFKLLNSIFGEKAKEVRDSSLRVPHGVEGTIIDVQRLRRTEGDDLNPGVDEVVKVLIATKRKLREGDKMAGRHGNKGIVARILPVEDMPYLADGTALDICLNPLGVPSRMNIGQIMESELGLAGMYLNEWYEAPVFQSPSNEQISQKLVEAGFNANSKATLRDGRTGEPFLNDVFVGVIYFMKLHHLVDDKMHARSTGPYSLVTQQPLGGKAQFGGQRLGEMEVWALEAYGAANTLQELLTIKSDDMNGRSKIYESIVKGEPSTAAGVPESFNVLVQELRGLALDFTIYDAKGKQIPLTERDDELIKKTSSDF; encoded by the coding sequence ATGTTCGCAAAAAGCCGGACGATCAACCGTCAGTATATTGGTAAAAATATCCAGAACTTCATGGAACTTCCCAATCTCATAGATATTCAGCTTTCATCATATGAGAACTTTTTACAGAAAGAAAAACTGGATAATCGTGAACCGCTTGCCGAACAGGGATTACAGGAGGTTTTTTCTTCCACGTTCCCGATTGAAAGCCCTAACGGCGATATGTTTCTTGAATATGAATATTATGAACTCGATGAAGAAAATATAAAATTCTCTGAGCTTGAGTGCAAGCAGAAAGGTCTGACCTATTCGGTTCCGCTTAAAGCGCGTATCAATTTGAATTTTCAGCAGACCGGAGAAATCCGTCAGAAAGATATATACATGGGCGACATTCCGCTGATGACCGATCGCGGTACGTTTATCATCAACGGGGCGGAGCGCGTCGTCGTTTCGCAGATTCACCGCTCGCCGGGTGTCATTTTCAGTCATGAAAAAGGTATTTATTCCAGCCGTATCATTCCGTACCGCGGAAGTTGGCTCGAATTTGAAATCGATCAGAAAAAAGAACTGATTTATGCGAAAATCGACCGTAAAAAGCGCATTTTAGGAACCATTTTCCTGCGTGCGCTCGGATACAGTACCCGTGAAGAAATCATCCGCTGTTTTTACGACACTGAAAAAGTTGTCGTCGGCGATTCCCGTGAAGAAAAAGAAGCGCTGGTAGGCAAGGTGCTTGCCGACGCAGTGTATGCGGTCGACGCCGAATCCGGTGAAAACAAGAAGATTTTCCGTGCCGGTGAAAAACTACATCCGCACAATATCGACGAACTGCTGCTGCACGGCATTAAAGAGCTGACCGTCATCCGATTTGCCAAAGGCGACGATGAAAACGATACTTCGCTAAGTTCCCAGATGATCATCAACTGTTTCGAGCGCGAAGAAATCCGTTTTACCAAAGAGGGTTCGGGTTCGGATGAGCCTACGAAAGACGACGCGCTTTCCGCCGTGTACTCGGTACTGATGCCGGGTGAACCGATTACAGTCGACGCTGCGGAAAAAGACCTTACGACGATGTTCTTTTCGATGCGCCGCTATGATTTGGGCCGCGTCGGACGGTACAAGCTGAATAAGAAATTCGATTATGCGGAGCCCGTTGAAGAACATACGCTGGTGAAACAGGATATCATCGCGACGATGAAATTCCTGATTAAAGTGTATTCCGGTGTTGAAAATATCGACGATATCGACCATCTGGGCAACCGCCGCGTCCGTTCTGTCGGCGAACTGATGACGAATCAGCTGAAAACGGCTTTCAGCCGTATGGAACGCATCGCCAAAGAGCGCATGGGACTCAAAGAAACGGAAACGATGAAGCCGCAGGATCTTATATCCATAAAGCCGATCGTCGCCGCAATCAAGGAATTTTTCGGCTCGAGTCAGCTGTCTCAGTTCATGGATCAGGTTAACCCGCTCGCGGAATTGACGCATAAACGCCGTTTGAACGCGCTCGGACCGGGAGGTCTTTCGCGCGACCGCGCCGGATTTGAAGTCCGCGACGTTCACTATACGCATTACGGACGCATGTGCCCGATCGAAACGCCCGAAGGTCCGAATATCGGTCTTATCGTATCTCTCGCGATTTATACGCGCGTGAACGAATACGGCTTCCTTGAGGCGCCGTATCGGAAGATCGACGCCGGCAAAGCGACCGATCAGGTCGACTATTTGTCGGCAATGGACGAAGATAAATATTACATCGGCCAGGTTTCGGTTAATATGAAAGAAGACGGTTCGTTTGCAACCGAACAGATTTCGTGCCGCCGTCACGGCGACTATACGACCAGAGATCCCAAAGACGTGCAGTACATGGACGTTTCTCCCAAGCAGATCATTTCCGTGTCCGCCGCGCTCGTTCCGTTTTTGGAACACGACGACGCAAACCGCGCGCTCATGGGTTCCAACATGCAGCGCCAGGCCGTTCCGCTGCTGTTCCCCGAACCGCCGCACGTCGGCACCGGTATGGAAGGCAAATGCGCGTACGATTCGGGCGTTCTGGTTAAGGCGAAGCGCCCTGGTGAAGTCGTATGGGTTACGTCCGACGTGGTGAAAGTTAAACCCACCGCGCCGCGCAGACCCGACGATATCGACGAATATCCGCTTTTGAAATATCAGCGGACGAATCAGGATACCTGTTATCACCAGCGTCCCGTCGTCGAACTCGGTCAGAAAGTCGAAAAGGGAACAGTGCTTGCCGACGGACCTGCGACGTTCAACGGCGAGCTGGCGCTCGGCCGCAACATTCTGGTCGGATTCGTTCCCTGGAACGGATACAACTATGAAGACGCCATCCTGATTTCACAGCGCGTCGTAAAAGAAGACATGTTCACTTCTATCCATATTAAGGAATTCATGACTGAAATTCGGGAAACCAAACTCGGCCCCGAAAAGATTACGCGCGATATTCCGAATACCAGTGAAAAAACGCTGGACAATCTCGACGCCGAAGGTATTATCCGTATTGGTGCGAAGGTCCGCTCCGGAGATATCCTCGTCGGTAAGGTAACGCCCAAAAGTGAAACCGAAACGACGCCTGAATTTAAACTGCTGAATTCGATATTCGGTGAAAAAGCGAAAGAAGTGCGCGACTCGTCGCTGCGCGTTCCGCACGGTGTTGAAGGAACGATTATCGACGTTCAGCGCTTGCGCCGTACCGAAGGCGACGATTTGAATCCGGGTGTCGACGAAGTGGTTAAAGTACTTATCGCAACCAAGCGCAAGCTGCGCGAAGGTGATAAAATGGCCGGCCGCCACGGTAACAAAGGTATCGTTGCCCGCATTTTGCCGGTTGAAGACATGCCGTATTTGGCTGACGGTACCGCGCTCGATATCTGTTTGAATCCGCTCGGCGTTCCGTCCCGAATGAATATCGGTCAGATCATGGAATCCGAACTCGGACTTGCCGGTATGTATCTGAACGAATGGTACGAAGCTCCGGTATTCCAGTCGCCGTCGAACGAACAGATTTCGCAGAAGTTGGTGGAAGCCGGCTTTAATGCGAACTCGAAAGCCACGCTCCGCGACGGACGCACCGGCGAACCGTTCCTGAACGACGTTTTCGTCGGGGTTATCTACTTCATGAAGCTGCACCACCTCGTTGACGACAAAATGCACGCCCGTTCAACGGGACCGTATTCGCTCGTTACGCAGCAGCCGCTCGGCGGTAAAGCCCAGTTCGGCGGTCAGCGTCTGGGTGAAATGGAAGTGTGGGCGCTTGAGGCGTACGGCGCCGCGAACACGCTGCAGGAATTGCTGACGATCAAGTCCGACGATATGAACGGCCGCTCGAAAATTTACGAATCCATCGTAAAAGGCGAACCGTCCACCGCAGCGGGCGTACCCGAATCGTTTAACGTTCTGGTACAGGAATTGCGCGGTTTGGCGTTGGATTTTACGATTTACGACGCCAAAGGCAAGCAGATTCCGCTTACGGAGCGCGACGACGAACTGATTAAAAAGACCAGTTCTGACTTCTAA